Genomic window (Takifugu rubripes chromosome 1, fTakRub1.2, whole genome shotgun sequence):
TGAGATTAATATGTTGCATCTAATATCACAGTTAAAAAGTCGGTTTGGTTATGATTACATCATTCTAAAGCAGACTGTCTATATTTGATAGTTTTGTGTGTAATCCTTTTAAGTTAATGATGTTTGATTTTGGATAAATATGTAACCATCAGCGCTGCACGTCATTCGTGTCTAAATGTGGCACAAATGTCCCTTTGAACAGAGTCTATGACTTTTCTGTCAGGTACATGGTGGCCAATACACAGACAGTAGACAAATCAAAGGTCACAACATTGCACGTTTCTAGGAATCGTTTATAAAAATTAATCACTAAGCATGGCGAGCAACAGGCAGTCTGAAAATCTGACACGCATTTAGTGGGTTAATAACACTGGAATTAACATTTGCAGCAGGACACCTCAAACAGTTACAGGTCATGTATCCAGATTAAGAGGAGGTGAATATTAAGTAGTATGTGGACACAAGATCaacagctaaagctaacaatCAAACAGGTGAAGCCACATAATATTAAATCCATGCGAGACAACGTTGATGAACACCCGTCCATAGGTTTAATCTGTCGCAGAGTAAAAACGTTGGGAAAGTAGATGTTTAGAAAAACTTATGGTTAAGTGTGGATGTGCAAATTTACTTCCTTAGCAATCTGTAAGTTAGCTAGTTAGCCGCCGGAAACCAACAAGATAGCTCGTAAATGAAAACGCTTACTTTTCAGTAACATGGAAACAAGAGAGCTAATTGGTTTTTCAAGTTTTAATGCTGCTTGCATATACAAAAGGGACGATTACTTACGTAAAAAATGGTGGGAAATTATATTGCCAGGGCCACTCAAAACTCATTTCAGATGATGTAGCGTCCACAGCTGACCGGTTCCGGAAGCGTGTCCACCTCTCAAATGGCTCCGACaagatacaaaaataaaaagattttacATTTGGTGAATGTGTTCATTCTTAAACTCATGTATTATACGGTATGATGTTTGGCTTTATATGTGGTCATTTCCTTGCAAGGATCCAGGCTCAATTCCGAATTTTGGCATAGCGTTTGTACGCCGGAGCGATACTTATCAGCATAGAAATTAACCATTAAAATGGGAAACCATGTAAATGTTCTTTAGCATAAACTATCATATGATACTGATACGAATCGCTTTCAATTTAAATTAATTCAATTGAGtatttttaagcatttttaCACACATAGCACATTATGTATCCAAATTAAATAAACAATACTTTTGGTTTGCAAAGTTATTTTATTACGAATAATCTGTGCTTTTTGACAATCGAAATAGCATCTATTTCTATGTACATGTCAAACCTTTTCTAGAATCCATTTTTATCGTTCAGTGTCCTTTTCTTTGACAGACGTCAAACAATTGTAGATTATATTTCTAAGAAAACACTATACAGCCTTTTCATTGAGAAAATTATGTTTTACCCTTTACTGGAAAATAATCTATAGATTGCACAAATACTCTATATCAAACTCTACTTCACAGCAAGATTCATAAGGCTTTTTATACATTACTATATTACAGTAAAAGTCATGAGTAAAACTGAAACCAAGAAATAAAAGCTCAATATTAGAATAAAATGACAGTTATTGCCATAAGTGACATATTgcagtttaaaaatgaaaacaatcagaatcagaattagattttctaaaataaagacagaagcaTTTACACTTAAAGACAGAATTAATACATTGGTCCAAGGGTTTTTCACGGTGATCTGAACAAACAATACAACCAGAATATGACTCGTGAGGTTAAATCGGCTACGTGAGCAAGTCACCCAGGCTTTCTCCGACAAAGTGATGAGCTTAAGCTGCGACACAGGAGGTAACACCTGGTTCCACGTATGtggcgccacttcctgtcacaaaacAATACTGCCAGGGATAACAACGTCCAGCTCCTTTGGAGTAAATCTGGGCACAGCAGTGGTTGAACGTGCTTCATATTTTCTACTTGAGGATCATTTTGTGAAATTTCTGTACATGGTTAGAACgtcgaaacactctgagcaGAGAAAACTGGTAGAAACCTTTAACCAATTTCATGACAGGAGGTTTGTTTTCAGTGTAGCACTCAACCTGCGTGTAAACCCAAGAGAAACATCTAAACCTTGGAGCATGTTGACATTCATACAGGTCTGTGATTGTTGCCTCTTTAGCTGGAGTAGAAGAGGCGATCGTATTCATTCAAGATGAACTCTACAATCTGATTCTGGAAGACCATGTGCATAGCGATGTTTTGCGACTCCATCTCAGGCCGGAGGAGAGTCGGACCAAATACAATTGCCACGTTCTGCACAGTCATTCGATTGTCATCCCCGTACTGAATGACCCTGTCGGAGGGGAAAAAGAAGCAATCATTCTGGTTTCATAGTGTCAAGACAATGTTTTCCATTCATGTTTTAGAAGGGAAATTATGGACATTCTGGATTTGAAGTGTTAGACTGGCATCCGTCGGTCTGCTGGGAATGTTACAGGatgataaatgttttaatggAAGTGACCTAACCTTCGTAAATGCCCGAAAAGAAGCTTCATGGTATCGTGATTTGCCGAAGGAAGGGATTTGACCAGCTCGTAAATGCATGACAGCTTTTTGTTGTAATCAGGGTTCCCTGGAAAAACATAACATGTGAATATAACATCAATTACCCAGAGATAATCGCATCAAACCAGATGATAGTATCCGTTTGTTGGATTAAAAATAGGACACTGGTTTTGAAATGTGCTTACTGATGGCTGCGACGAACTTATTGAAGTGGCCGAAGGGGAAAAGGGGCTCGGGAAGCTCTCGAAAAAACAACTTGAGCGCTCCAGTGATGACGTGAACATCCTCCCACTGACCAtcctccaggtccagttccTCTGTGGGCACACAGCACATGCACCTCTCATTacagcacagcagggggcagtgttgtcCACAACGTAGACTTGCACCGACTTAGAAATGTCCTCTACAGTATATCCTAAAATCACATGCGGGTTTTACCGTGATCGGCCTTGTAACGTAGCTTCTGAATGACAGCGAGATTTCCGCTCACTCTGTAAAGTCCATCAATGTCCAAACcttaaaatcaaaagaaaaggaatgtttACAAAGTAATCCGTGACCCACACCATAATTTTATTCATGTGTCAGGCAGAGAGTACCTCTTTTTTCCACTGCTTTGATGCATTTCTCCACAAAACGTGGGACCGTGGTCTTCTCTTGTGCACACAGTGTGGCCAAATGGCAGCCAAACACATTGTCTATGAGGAAAAAGTACATTATTATGAATAAGAATTTAGGTGTAGTAAGAGTGGGTGGGTACTTTTCAATCTAATGCACTATAAGTGCATGTGGAGCTGCAATCACCTCGAATGTATCCTTTCTCCTTGACGGACTGCAGCGTGGGGCGTTTCATGAGGAACTTCATCAGCTTGGTTCGAACCCTTTTTGGGTCCGTGTCCCCCGCAGAGCTGGACGAATGTGTGACACTCGGCCTATTGGCTGAAAAGTTTCAGACATTTATAGACACTCCGCCTGCCGTTCCAACTGGGTCGACACTGATGACGTCAACTGTTCAACCTACATCGACGCTTATCGGGGCCGCTTCCAAACCGGTCGTCCCGAGCCGCGTCGGTGCAGCCGATCTTGTCGTACAAGTCTCCGTCCTCCTCGTCAGAAGGGTGGTCCTGGTACTCCTGGAGGGCACCAATAAACACGCCAGTCATCATCATATCTATATTTTCTAATAAGGcttccattttaattttttgctatcattatttcatttaaagttgGACAGATCTGACTGACTTCAGGGCAATGATGACAGGAATCTTGTCATCAGTTAGCCGTTAGCAACTACAGCTGCTAAACTTCTCACCAGTTGTCGTATGGTATCGGTCAGGACTCGGTGCCAGTCAACAATGATGCTTTCTGTGTCGTACTGTATCAGGAATTCCACCGCGTTCTTAGTTTTTAACTGGGGAGGAGATAAAGAGACGCGTTTCATCAAGCATTGGCAGTTTATGTTGATAAAAACTGAGTTTGGGTCCAGAAGAGGTGGCTCCCTTCTTGGATCTGGAGTTTAATCCGCCCACAAACCTCCAAAACATTCTTTTTGCTGGATTTGTCTTTTGTGGCCCAGCAAATAGTCGCTCCTTTCAGGTCCACTGTGACCTCTGGGACAATCTGATTGGTTTTGTTCtgcatgaaataataaaaaaaactcagTGTTTAGATTCCACAAAACAAAGAGGACTCTAACCTGACGGCTCACCAGTCTAACACACTTAAAATTCACCAAAAATGGAGTATTccaataaaattattttaaatctAACCTGCGGGCTCCTGAGATAATACTAATGGATAAAAGGCGTGTGTATTTATCTACACTTACAAAACACGAGAACATTCATGTGGATGAGCGCTTATATTATGTATTATTAACtattactattataactattgcAGCATACCGATGCTCCGGTGGCGGTGGATTTGGGGTCTTTGTGGAATGTGAGCACCCCTCCGTGGAGAACCGTCCACGTCTGGGTCCAGTTTTTCCTGAAACGTTGGAGtgaccacagaagaagatgaCACGTGACGCCGAACGCACCCAGGAACACGTGAGACCTGCGTCAAGTCCGAGCTCACCTTACTTTCTTGCCGTTTTCAGACACCTTTGTTTTATTGAGGATTCCGGCTTTTTCCAGGTTCTGCACCTGATAACGATGAAGATGTTTTAAATCGTTTATGTGTGATTCATGTACGAATGTTGATGAGctcagctggacacacacacacacacgcacacacgcacacacaatgaGACGTTTGAACAGAATATGGAATCTTTGTCTGATTAACGTTTCTAATTAATTAATCATAgtgaaaaataaacactaaaaacaGCTCATTGTCTCCAAATGACACCAATAAACGTGCGACTCCCTTCCTGTGAGCATAACTCTCTCTCCCTGAGTCACCGGTTAAATAAGGGCAGAGCAACGGGCTCTGATCATAATGTCACAATGATGAAACTGACCAACACTTCCACATTCTGTCCCATTACACTGTGGGAAATGTCGCTAGAATTATTTACAAGGTCCAGAGAGTGAAACATCAGACGCCGTCACATGACTGAGACAGAGAATTCCCCTGTTGCCGGGGTGATTTTAAAAACCTGGCCCGTCATAGATAGACGACGCTATCTATGAACTGAGCTCAGGTGAGCACTCGAACCAACAACCCACGTTATAGCGAAGCCACCTGGAGGTCAGGTAATAGGGCTTCCTCCAGCATCTGTACCCAAAAGCCTTTAGAGAGACAGAGTGGCGTTCAGAGGGGCACCGAGCTGAGTGGAGGGTCGTGATTTTGGTTCAGGATTGAGTGAAAACTCACATGATGCTGCGTCTCTGGAGAGTTTCCAGTGCTGGAGCTGTCGCTGCTGTAGTCTGACGTTTTCCTCCGGTGCGTCGGGAAGAACCTCTGCAGGGGGAAGACAGCAGATGCCAGAGAGGATCAGAACCAGGCAGAATTCCCCTCATCGGAGCACCACGTTCAGGCTGATTCATAACCTCCATAAATAGAGGAACAGTCACCAAAGTTACAGTTCTCATGGTGagaacctcctctgacctttttattctgattctgattctataGTGATAAAGTTTAGAATTTAAAAGGGCAGAGAGATGTGAAAACAGTTGTCCAGACTGCAGTTAAATAAAAGCCAACACGCAAAGGACCCAGAATTGAGAAGGCTGGGCGGACAACCTGAGTGGAAAACCTCACCTTCTCTTCGTCAAAAGTGTCCACATACTTGTGGCAGCGTGTTTATTTAAGCGGAGAATTACtgatagcaaaaaaaaaaataattgaaaaaggACCATATTTTTAGAAAGCGCCTGCCGAGTGTTTCTGCATCAAGAGTCGATCTTGCGCGTCCGCGTTGTGGAGCTCTGAACGCGCCAGACTGGATTTGCTTTGCTAAATAAGGGCTCAAAAACATGGGAGCGTCTGTCGTTAAACAGGGACCTGGCCCGACGGCTCCTGTCTGACTAAAG
Coding sequences:
- the arhgap27 gene encoding rho GTPase-activating protein 15 isoform X3, producing the protein MNMVDMYSRAWSGHRAQRGLSLPVGPQVEDETSPSAVYVNVEQLRQSISESTSSCSPSYLDLTGWEVHVDQESGQEYYYHPSTGQTTWDKPCLESPTYSEHLTAGNPLPPSPPLSPAFSPSPASPTPVWSSDWEQLVDETSGRPYFYNPMSGETTWEPPEQLSPYPPLMEPMSVHRFHEDGPPPLPEEDYPQDEDQDAEEPEELLATGPPTLPKEYMLRHVGRPIIPRASLDRSTPAGWSLSVDPTGAWVFTSEHSPEQWIKSVDDRGHTYYYLRDGSRSLWNLPEAPVAPGQSRAENGVEGENTSVIKNWRQTVGPAQLGSPQDDGRFFPTHRRKTSDYSSDSSSTGNSPETQHHVQNLEKAGILNKTKVSENGKKVRKNWTQTWTVLHGGVLTFHKDPKSTATGASNKTNQIVPEVTVDLKGATICWATKDKSSKKNVLELKTKNAVEFLIQYDTESIIVDWHRVLTDTIRQLEYQDHPSDEEDGDLYDKIGCTDAARDDRFGSGPDKRRSNRPSVTHSSSSAGDTDPKRVRTKLMKFLMKRPTLQSVKEKGYIRDNVFGCHLATLCAQEKTTVPRFVEKCIKAVEKRGLDIDGLYRVSGNLAVIQKLRYKADHEELDLEDGQWEDVHVITGALKLFFRELPEPLFPFGHFNKFVAAIRNPDYNKKLSCIYELVKSLPSANHDTMKLLFGHLRRVIQYGDDNRMTVQNVAIVFGPTLLRPEMESQNIAMHMVFQNQIVEFILNEYDRLFYSS